The Pseudomonas sp. SCA2728.1_7 DNA segment CGCCCAAGCTGGAACACGACCCGCGTATCGCGCAACTGGCCAAGGACCTGACCTCGCCAGAGGTCGCCAAATACATCACCGACAACTTCGCCGGTTCGGTGATTCCGGTGGCGGGCGGCAAGCCATGATCGCCGTCGAGCAGTTGAGCAAGACCTATCCTTCGGCCGCGCAACCGGCACTCGATCAGGTCTCGTTGAGCATTCCCGACGGCGCGGTCTACGGGATTCTCGGGCGTAGCGGGGCGGGCAAATCGACGCTGCTGCGCTGCCTCAACCTGCTCGAACGACCGGACAGTGGACGCATTCTGCTCGATGGCGTCGACCTGACAACGCTGTCGGTCAGCGAACTGCGCCAGCAGCGTCAGCGCATCGGCATGATCTTCCAGGGCTTCAACCTGCTGCATTCGCGCACCGTTTTCGACAATATCGCGGTGCCGCTGGAGATCGCCAAGGTGGGCAAGCCGTGGCGCCATGTGCGGGTTCGCGAGCTGTTGGAACTGGTCGGTTTGAGTGACAAGGCGCAGGCCTTTCCCTCGCAATTGTCCGGCGGCCAGAAACAGCGTGTCGGCATTGCCCGCGCCCTGGCTGCGGAACCCGCCTATCTGCTGTCGGACGAGGCCACCAGCGCACTCGACCCGGAAACCACCGCGTCGATCCTTGAACTGCTGCGTGACATCAATCGGCAACTGGGCGTCACCATCGTGCTGATCACCCATGAACTGGAGGTGGTCAAGTCGATCTGCGATCACGCTGCGTTCATGGCCAACGGACGTCTGGTCGAAGCCGGGCCGGTACCAAGGCTGTTGGCCGATGCGCAATCGCAACTGGGTGCTTCGCTGCGACCGACCTGCGGCTTGCCGCTGGGCCACGCTGAGCCGGGCCTGAGTTTTCTAAAACAATACGGCGTACGGGCGGCGCACTCATGAACCGCACGGTCAATTGGGATGAAATCCTGCAACTGCTGTTCAACGCCACCGGTGAAACCCTGTACATGGTCCTGCTCGCAGGGCTGTTCACGCTGCTGATCGGCTTGCCGTTGGGCGTGTTGCTGTTCATCAGTCGCCGCGATGGACTGCTGCCGATGCCGCGCTTGAATGCCGTGCTGGGTGGCGTGGTCAACCTCGGCCGTTCACTGCCATTCGTGGTGATGCTGATTGCCCTGATCCCGCTGACACGGCTGGTGGTCGGCACAACGCTGGGCAGCACCGCCGCCGTGGTGCCGATCACCATCGGTGCGTTTCCATTCTTCGCGCGCATCGTCGAAAACGCTCTGGACGAAGTCGACAAGGGTCGCATCGAAGCGATCCTCGCCATGGGCGGCGACATCGGTCACGTGATCTTCAAAGTGCTGTTGCCCGAAGCGCTGCCGGCGTTGCTGGCCGGGGTCACCTTGACGCTGGTGATGCTGATCGGTTTTTCCTCGATGGCCGGGGTCATCGGCGGTGGCGGGCTCGGTGATCTGGCGATCCGTTACGGCTATCAGCGTTTCAACAATGAAGTGATGGTTGCCACGGTGGTGGTGTTGGTGATCCTCGTTCAGGGCGTGCAAAGCCTGGGCGATCGGTTGGTTCGTTCGCTGGCGCATCGCCGCTAAGGATTTGTATGAGTGTGCCGGTCGCCGTAGTCCGCGAACCGCTGATTCGTGTACGTGAAGTGAGCAAATTGTTTGGCGCGAGCCGGGCGCTGGATCAGGTCAGCCTGGACATCTATCCCGCCGAAGTGGTGGCGCTGCTCGGTGCCAATGGCGCGGGCAAGTCGACTCTGGTGAAGATCCTCGCGGGCAGCCAGAGCGCCGACGCTGGCGAGATCTGGCTGGAGGGTGCGCCACGGCATTTCAGTTCGCCGCTGTCGGCGCGGCGCTTTGGCATTGTCGCGGTACATCAGCAGATCAACGAAGGCATCGCACCCGGTTTGAGCGTTGCGGAGAACCTGCTGCTCGATGAGCTGTGCAAGCCGGACGCGGACTTCTGGCTCAATCGCCAACGCCTGCTGGAGCGCGCCGCGAGCATCGCCGCCGGGCTGGGTTTGACCTTGCCGCTGGAGCAGCCGATCGAGCATCTCGGTCAGGCCGAACGGCAACTGGTGGTGCTCGCTCGAGCCTTGGCGTTGCAGCCGCGCCTGCTGATTCTGGATGAGCCGACAGCAGCACTTTCCGATGCCGAAGCGCAGCGCTTGTTTGGTTTGATCGACACCTTGCGCAGTCGCGGCGTGGCGATTCTGTACATCTCCCATCGACTCTCCGACCTGCAACGCGTGGCGGATCGCGCCATTGTCCTGCGTGATGGCCAGTTCGCGGGCGAGTTCACGGCGCGGCAATTACCCGAAGCGGTGAGCGCCATGCTCGGGCAGGCGCTGGCCGAGCATGTTTATCAGCCGCGCGTGGCCGGGCGCGAGGTGTTGAAACTCAACGCCATGCAAATTCTGCCGCGCTCCGCCGCGTTCGATCTGAGCCTGCACGAGAACGAAGTGGTGGTGCTGACCGGGCTGTTGGGTGCTGGCAAAAGTGAAATCGCCGAGGTGCTGTTCGGCTTGCGTAAAGCGTTGTCGGGCAGCGTGCAACTGGATGGCGCTGAGTGGCACGCGAACTCACCGCGCCAGGCCATTCAAAGCGGGGTTTTCTTCGCGGCCGAAGATCGCGCCAGTCAATCGTTGGTACCGGATTTCTCTTTGCGTCGCACCCTGACTTTGCCGTTTCTCGAGCGCTTCACCCGCGGCGGTTTCATCCGCAACCGCGCCGAAGCGGCAGCGGTCGAGGCACAAGTGGCGGCGCTGGGGATCAAGACTGCCGGTATCGATGTGCCGATGAGCGCACTGTCAGGCGGCAATCAACAGAAAGTCGTGCTCGGCCGCTGGCTGCTCGGCGAAGGGCGGGTGTTGATCCTCGATGAACCCTTTCAAGGCGTCGACGTGCGCGCCCGCCGCGACATCGGCCAACTGCTGCGCGACAGCGCCAAGGGCCGAGCGACGCTGGTGATTTGCGCAGACGTCGATGAAGTCCTGGAAATTGCCGACCGCATTCTGCTGGTGCGCGATCACGCGGTGGTCGCCGAGTACCCGCGCGCCGGCCTCAATCGTGCTGATCTGGTCGCTGCACTGGCCGGCAGCGACGTGACCGAACATTCCCCTCAAGCCACGCCAAGGAGCAGAGCGAGTGCCTGATTCAAGTTCACTGTTATCGACCGAGCCGGCACGCGCCGAACGTCTGCTGCACGGGTTGATCCGCTATGGCCTGTTATGGCTGCTGGCGCTGATCGTGGTGTTTTTCAGTGTGGCCGAGCCGGCATTCCTGCGTGTCGGCAACCTGTTCAGCATCCTGCAATCGGTGTCGATTGTTGCGCTGCTGGCGTTGGGCGTGACGCTGACCATGGCGGTCGGCGGTCTCGATCTGTCGATTGGCGCGGTGGCGGCGATGAGCCTGATGATCGCCAGTTACGTGATGGTCGTGCTCGGCTGGGGCGCGGTGCCGGCGGTGTTGATCAGTCTGGCGGGCGGTGCGCTGGTCGGCCTGCTCAACGGTTGGCTGATCGTCAAACTGCGGGTGCCGGACATTCTTGCGACGCTGGGCAGCATGTTTCTGGTGATCGGTGTGCAACTGATTCCCACGGGCGGACGTTCGATTGCAGTGGGCATGACCTTGCCCAGCGGTGAGGAAACCGAAGGTACCTTCAGTGCTGCGTTTCTGGCGCTGGGGCGTGGGCGGTTGTGGGAGGTGGTACCGATTCCGGTGTTGATCACGGCGGTGGTAGCGGTGGCGGTGTGGCTGTTTCTCGAACGCACGCGCATTGGTCGGCTGTTCTATGCCATCGGCGGCAACGAGCAAGCGGCGCGCTTGGCCGGTGCACCGGTGCAGCGCTTCAAGTTATTGGCTTACGTGCTCTCGGCGTTGCTTGCATCGCTGGGTGGATTGTTGCTCGCGGCGCGCTTGGGCCGCGGCGACGTCAGTTCGGGCAACGGTCTGGTGCTGGATGCTCTCGGCGCGGCGCTGATCGGTTTTGCCGTACTCGGCGCGAAGAAGCCCAACGCCTTTGGCACGCTGGTCGGTGCGCTGCTGGTGGCAGCGCTGCTCAACGGCCTGACCATGCTCAACGCGCCGTATTACGCGCAGGATTTCGTCAAGGGACTGGTGCTGGTGCTGGCCCTGATGTTCACGTTCGGCCTCGCGCATCGGGCGCGTTGAGCCGCTTTATGCAAGGAAGTTGTATGCACGGTTCAATCACACAATTCGCCCGTCACTGCCTCGCCGGTGCGCTGCTTTCGGCGGTGGCTCTGAGCGCGCAGGCCAAAGCCTTGCCCGGCGCACCCGCACCGTTCGACAAAGGTCAGGTGCAGATCGCGCTGGTGGGTTACTTGTTCTCCGGGGACTTTCCCGAGGCTTATTTGCGTGGCGTCGAAAAGCAGACCGAAGCGCTGGGTGCCAACCTGCGGGTTTTCGATGCCCGGCAGCAAGCGGCGAGTCAGGGCGAGATGATCGATCAAGTGGTCGATCTCGGCGTCGACGGCATCATCGTCCAGCTCGGTTTGGCCGAAACCCTGAAAGCACCGATCGATCGGGCGATCGCCAAAGGCATCAAGGTCGTCGCTTTCGATGTCGATCTGAACACCCCGCAAGTGACCCAGGTCGAGCAGGATCACCATGCGCTGGCACGTCTGGCGCTGGATCAGGCCGTCAAGGACAACGGCACGAAGTTCGATGCCGGCTACGTGTACATCAGCGGTTTTACGCCGATGGAGCGCCGCGACGAGATCTGGAGTCAGGTCAAGAAAGCCAATCCGGGGATCGTCGAGAAGGCCCGCTTTGGCACGCTGAATCCGCCGATTGCCAACTCAGTGGCGGATCAGGCCAGCGCCGTACTTCGCGCGAATCCAGGCATCAGCGTGATTTTTGCGCCGTTCGATGAGTTCGCCAAAGGCGCAAAAATCGCCGTCGACGAAGCGGGGCTGGCGAGCAAGGTGAAGATCTACAGCGCCGATATTTCCACCGCCGATATTCAGATCATGAAGGAGCCGGACAGCGCCTGGGCGGCGACGGCAGCGGTCAATCCGCAAGTGGCCGGGGCGATCAGTGTGCGCAGCCTGGCGATGTTGATTGCCGGGGAAAATCCGGGGCATCAGGTGCTGGTGCCGCCGACGCTGATTACCCGTCAACAGTTGCTGGATCTGGATGTGAAGAATGTTCGAGATCTGGCGCAGAAGCTCCCCAACTTCGGTGATACCGCGAATGTCGCACGGGCGCCGTGGATTCCAGTGGCCAACTAGATCCTGCTACCGACCACGATCCCCTGTAGGAGTGAGCCTGCTCGCGATGGCGTCAGGTCTGTCGACATCTTTGGCGCCTGACCCAGCGCTATCGCGAGCAGGCTCACTCCTACAGGGAATTGGGGGCACCCTTGAAAATGGAGTGACTATGCACAACAAAGCCTCGCGCTTACGCAAAAGCCGTTCCCCGGCAGCGGATCCGTTGTTCGGTAAACGACTCCCCCCAGGCCAGGTACTGACGGAGCGATTTCCGATCCTGCACGAAGGCGAAATCCCGGATTACGACCTCGCCAACTGGTCGCTGCGCCTGTTCGGCACGCTCGCACAGCCCATCGAATTACGTTACGCCGATCTGCAGGCATTGCCACAACGGCAATTGCGCTGCGACATCCATTGCGTGACACGCTGGTCGAAATTCGACACCGAGTGGAGCGGGGTGCATCTGCGGGATTTGTTGCAGGCGTTCGATATCCAACCGACATCGGCGTTCGTCATGGCCCATGCCGATTACGATTACCAGACCAACTTGCGACTCGATGATCTGTTGCACCCCGACAGTCTGTTGGCCACCCACTACGCCGGCCAGCCGCTGAGCGCGCAACATGGCTGGCCACTGCGGCTGGTGGTGGCGGGGCGGTATTTCTGGAAGAGCGCCAAATGGTTGCGCGGGCTGGAATTTGTCGATCAGGAACAACCGGGGTTCTGGGAGCAGAACGGCTTTCATCTGCACGCCGATCCGTTTGCCGAACAGCGATTCAGTGGTGATGAGCTGGATATTGCCGAGGATGCCTGGCTGGAAAAAGAGTTCGACTAAGTAGTGCCCGACGCAGATCAAAACTGTAGGAGTGAGCCTGCTCGCGATAGCGGTGTGTCAGTTGACAACTTTCTTACTGATATACCGCTATCGCGAGCAGGCTCACTCCTACAGGGAACCGTATTTCAGTCTAAAAATTGTTTTTAGTTGGTTTAAGTGTTGGCTCAGCAACACTTCTGTTGAACTAAGAACAACTTTTTAGAGCGATCTAACCTAAGCGTTATTGGTTCTTTTACGACCCGTGGCAGCTCGTCTAGCATCGGCCTTCAAGGGGAAACGTCTCACGCTGGGGAAACTGCAACTCACCGTAAAAAAGCCTTCACTCTCTTCCGGAAATCCAAAACTACAGCAGACATTGCCGCGCATTGCTTGCCGAACTTTATTGTCGGTAACGGCCGGGTATTAACTGCGATTCAAGGAGCTGTTACATGCATTACCGTTCCCGTTCATTACTGGCGGCCGCTGTCGCGTGCGCCATCTGGCAACTTCCGGCCAACGCCGAAGAAACTTCCGCCAGCGCCGACAGCGACTCCCGCCTCGGTACCGTGCTGGTCACCGGCACCCGGGGTACTTCGCGCACCGTGCTGGATTCGCCGGTGCCGGTCGACGTGCTCACCGCCGAAGACCTGAAATCCGCCGGCGCCGCTGATGGTGAATTGGGCGCGGCGTTGCAGACGCTGTTGCCGTCCTTCAGCCTGCCGCGCCAATCCAACTCCGGTGGCGCCGACCATGTGCGCGCGGCGCAATTGCGCGGCATGAGTCCGGATCAGGTGCTGGTGCTGGTCAACGGCAAGCGTCGCCACACTTCGGCGGTGGTCAACGATTCCTCGAAGATTGGCCGCGGTACCGCGCCGGTCGACTTCAACTCGATCCCGCTCAGCGCGATCAAACGTATTGAAGTGCTGCGTGACGGCGCCGGTGCGCAGTACGGTTCAGACGCGATTGCCGGGGTGATCAACATCATCCTCGACGACGCGCCCGAGGGCGGCGAAGTGTCGACCAGTTATGGCGCTTATCACACCCATCAGGACGCCATCGGCAAGACCACCACCGACGGCCAGAACAGCGTGACCACGGCGAAGATCGGCACGCGCCTGGGTGAGGAGGGCGGGTTTATCCGTGGCGGCACCGAATACAAGGATCGCAACCCGACCAACCGCGCCGGTTTCGACGGTTTTGCCGACAGCCCCGGTCAGCGCAACTATGTGATGGGCGACGGCGTCGCGCGCGACGTCAACCTCTGGTTCAACAGTGAACTGCCGCTGGCCGGCGGCAAGGCCTACAGCTTCGGCACCTATAACCAGCGTCACACCACCGGCGCCGAGTTCTATCGTTACCCGTACGAACAGCCGCAGTTCTACCCCAACGGCTACTTGCCGCAATCGCTCGGCGACAATAAAGACATCTCCGCCACCGCCGGTTTCAAAGGCCTGATCGGTGACGAGTGGGACTTTGACAGCAGCGTCACCCACGGTCGCAACCGCTTCGAGGGCTCGACCCGGCGCACGCTGAACGTCAGCCTCGGCGAAGACTCACCGACGAAGTTCGACACTGGCGATTACGAGCTGCGCCAGACCACCAGCAACCTCGACTTCAGCCGCGAACTGCGTCTCGGCGAGCGCTCGTTCGTACTCGCGGTGGGCGGCGAATACCGCTATGAAAACTACCTGACCTATGCCGGTGACGAGGCTTCGTATATCGGCTCCGGGGCGGACGGCGCCAATGGCCTGCGCCCGAGCGAAGAGTCGGATCTGGATCGCAACGTGTTCGGTACTTACGCCGAGTTGTCCGGTGATCTCACCGACCGCTTCTTCGTCGACGCCGCCACCCGCTGGGAGCATTACGACGATGCCGGCAGCAAACTCACCGGCAAACTCAGCGGTCGCTACAAACTCACTGAGCAATGGGCCTTGCGCGGTGCGGTCTCGAACAACTTCCGCGCGCCGTCTCTGGCCCAAAGCGGCTTCCAGAACACCACCAGCAACTTCGGCGATGGCGGTACGCTGACTGACATCCGCGTGCTCTCGGTCAACGATCCGATCGCCCGTGCACTCGGCGCCGAGAAGCTCGATCCGGAAACCTCGAAAAACTTCAGCCTCGGCCTGACCTTTCAGTTGAACGAACGCTTCGATGCCTCCCTGGACGTGTTCCGCATCGACGTCAAAGACCGCATCACCCTGTCGCAACGCATTGGCAGCGATGCTCTGGAAACCTACATCAATGACAACTTCGGCGTTGCTGGCGTGCACGACGTCAACTTCTTCACCAACGCCGCCGACACCAGCACCGACGGCGCCGAACTGGTGCTCAACTACCACCAGCCGTTCTACGAAGGGCAACTGGGCCTGACCACCGCGTACACCTACAACCACACCAAAGTCACCAGCACCAAAGGCACACCGTCGCAACTGACGGCGCTGGGCATTGGTAATGACGCCCTCGTTGGTGTCGAGGAAACCAACACCCTGACCGACGCGGCGCCGAAGGATCGCTTCATCTTTTCCGCTAACTGGGCCAGCGAACACTGGGGCCTGCTTGGAAGATTGACGCGCCAGGGCGAGACCACCCGGGTGTTCGACTTCGGCGATTCGCAACCGGAGCAAACCTACGGCGCCGTGTGGCAGCTGGACGCCGAGGTGGCCTACAAATTCACTCCGAAATTCAACATTGCCGTGGGCGGCAACAACCTCACCGACAACTACCCGGAACGTTCTGGCTCGGCGATCAACTACGGCGGCAACCTGCCGTACGACGTGCTCTCGCCAATCGGCACCAACGGCGCCTACTACTACGCCCGCGCCACCTATGGTTTCTGACGCGGGACCGGGGCGGCATCTGCCGGTGTTTCAGGCGTTGCTGATCACGCTGGGCATGGTGATCACCACCGACATCCTGAAAACCGCGCCGACCGTCGCCCTCAACGTCGGGCCGGAATATTTCTACCTGGTGTGGGTGCTGGGTGGCGTCGCATCAATGATCGGCGCGCTGTGTTTTGCCGAGATGGCCACGGCGTTTCCGCACCCGGGCGGCGACTATCACTTTCTGCGCACGGCGTATGGCGAGCGCATGGGATTCCTGTTCGCCTGGTCGCGGTTTTCGGTGATGCACACCGGCTGGATAGCGTTGTCGGCGTTCATGTTTGCCGATTACCTCAATGCGGTGGTGCCGTTGGGGCAGTACGGCTCGGGGTTGTTTGCCGGGGCGGTGATTGCCGCGTTGGTGTTGCTTAATCTCACCGGCAAGCACATTGGTTTTCTCACCCAGACCTTGTTGGTGGGGTTGCTGGCGCTGGGTTTTTTGAGCATCGCCAGTGCCGGCGTTTTTTTGGCCTGGCAAGGTATCGAAGCGCCTGCGCCGAATCTCTCGCCCGTCGCGGAAAACACCGGTATGGCCGGATTTTCGGCGGCGATGATTTTCGTCTTTCTGGCGTTCGGCGGCTGGAGCGATGCGGCGACGTTATCGGCGGAAGTGCGTGATGGCCGGCGCGGGATCTTCATCGCCATGCTCGGTGCGCTGAGCGTGTTGATGGCGATCTATCTGGCGCTCAATTGGGCGTTCGTTCAGGGTCTGGGGTTCGCTGGATTAGCGGCCAGCAATGCGCCGGCGGTTGAGTT contains these protein-coding regions:
- a CDS encoding methionine ABC transporter permease, with the protein product MNRTVNWDEILQLLFNATGETLYMVLLAGLFTLLIGLPLGVLLFISRRDGLLPMPRLNAVLGGVVNLGRSLPFVVMLIALIPLTRLVVGTTLGSTAAVVPITIGAFPFFARIVENALDEVDKGRIEAILAMGGDIGHVIFKVLLPEALPALLAGVTLTLVMLIGFSSMAGVIGGGGLGDLAIRYGYQRFNNEVMVATVVVLVILVQGVQSLGDRLVRSLAHRR
- a CDS encoding TonB-dependent receptor — translated: MHYRSRSLLAAAVACAIWQLPANAEETSASADSDSRLGTVLVTGTRGTSRTVLDSPVPVDVLTAEDLKSAGAADGELGAALQTLLPSFSLPRQSNSGGADHVRAAQLRGMSPDQVLVLVNGKRRHTSAVVNDSSKIGRGTAPVDFNSIPLSAIKRIEVLRDGAGAQYGSDAIAGVINIILDDAPEGGEVSTSYGAYHTHQDAIGKTTTDGQNSVTTAKIGTRLGEEGGFIRGGTEYKDRNPTNRAGFDGFADSPGQRNYVMGDGVARDVNLWFNSELPLAGGKAYSFGTYNQRHTTGAEFYRYPYEQPQFYPNGYLPQSLGDNKDISATAGFKGLIGDEWDFDSSVTHGRNRFEGSTRRTLNVSLGEDSPTKFDTGDYELRQTTSNLDFSRELRLGERSFVLAVGGEYRYENYLTYAGDEASYIGSGADGANGLRPSEESDLDRNVFGTYAELSGDLTDRFFVDAATRWEHYDDAGSKLTGKLSGRYKLTEQWALRGAVSNNFRAPSLAQSGFQNTTSNFGDGGTLTDIRVLSVNDPIARALGAEKLDPETSKNFSLGLTFQLNERFDASLDVFRIDVKDRITLSQRIGSDALETYINDNFGVAGVHDVNFFTNAADTSTDGAELVLNYHQPFYEGQLGLTTAYTYNHTKVTSTKGTPSQLTALGIGNDALVGVEETNTLTDAAPKDRFIFSANWASEHWGLLGRLTRQGETTRVFDFGDSQPEQTYGAVWQLDAEVAYKFTPKFNIAVGGNNLTDNYPERSGSAINYGGNLPYDVLSPIGTNGAYYYARATYGF
- a CDS encoding methionine ABC transporter ATP-binding protein — protein: MIAVEQLSKTYPSAAQPALDQVSLSIPDGAVYGILGRSGAGKSTLLRCLNLLERPDSGRILLDGVDLTTLSVSELRQQRQRIGMIFQGFNLLHSRTVFDNIAVPLEIAKVGKPWRHVRVRELLELVGLSDKAQAFPSQLSGGQKQRVGIARALAAEPAYLLSDEATSALDPETTASILELLRDINRQLGVTIVLITHELEVVKSICDHAAFMANGRLVEAGPVPRLLADAQSQLGASLRPTCGLPLGHAEPGLSFLKQYGVRAAHS
- a CDS encoding sugar ABC transporter ATP-binding protein, with protein sequence MSVPVAVVREPLIRVREVSKLFGASRALDQVSLDIYPAEVVALLGANGAGKSTLVKILAGSQSADAGEIWLEGAPRHFSSPLSARRFGIVAVHQQINEGIAPGLSVAENLLLDELCKPDADFWLNRQRLLERAASIAAGLGLTLPLEQPIEHLGQAERQLVVLARALALQPRLLILDEPTAALSDAEAQRLFGLIDTLRSRGVAILYISHRLSDLQRVADRAIVLRDGQFAGEFTARQLPEAVSAMLGQALAEHVYQPRVAGREVLKLNAMQILPRSAAFDLSLHENEVVVLTGLLGAGKSEIAEVLFGLRKALSGSVQLDGAEWHANSPRQAIQSGVFFAAEDRASQSLVPDFSLRRTLTLPFLERFTRGGFIRNRAEAAAVEAQVAALGIKTAGIDVPMSALSGGNQQKVVLGRWLLGEGRVLILDEPFQGVDVRARRDIGQLLRDSAKGRATLVICADVDEVLEIADRILLVRDHAVVAEYPRAGLNRADLVAALAGSDVTEHSPQATPRSRASA
- a CDS encoding ABC transporter permease, which translates into the protein MPDSSSLLSTEPARAERLLHGLIRYGLLWLLALIVVFFSVAEPAFLRVGNLFSILQSVSIVALLALGVTLTMAVGGLDLSIGAVAAMSLMIASYVMVVLGWGAVPAVLISLAGGALVGLLNGWLIVKLRVPDILATLGSMFLVIGVQLIPTGGRSIAVGMTLPSGEETEGTFSAAFLALGRGRLWEVVPIPVLITAVVAVAVWLFLERTRIGRLFYAIGGNEQAARLAGAPVQRFKLLAYVLSALLASLGGLLLAARLGRGDVSSGNGLVLDALGAALIGFAVLGAKKPNAFGTLVGALLVAALLNGLTMLNAPYYAQDFVKGLVLVLALMFTFGLAHRAR
- a CDS encoding substrate-binding domain-containing protein, with product MHGSITQFARHCLAGALLSAVALSAQAKALPGAPAPFDKGQVQIALVGYLFSGDFPEAYLRGVEKQTEALGANLRVFDARQQAASQGEMIDQVVDLGVDGIIVQLGLAETLKAPIDRAIAKGIKVVAFDVDLNTPQVTQVEQDHHALARLALDQAVKDNGTKFDAGYVYISGFTPMERRDEIWSQVKKANPGIVEKARFGTLNPPIANSVADQASAVLRANPGISVIFAPFDEFAKGAKIAVDEAGLASKVKIYSADISTADIQIMKEPDSAWAATAAVNPQVAGAISVRSLAMLIAGENPGHQVLVPPTLITRQQLLDLDVKNVRDLAQKLPNFGDTANVARAPWIPVAN
- a CDS encoding sulfite oxidase-like oxidoreductase; its protein translation is MHNKASRLRKSRSPAADPLFGKRLPPGQVLTERFPILHEGEIPDYDLANWSLRLFGTLAQPIELRYADLQALPQRQLRCDIHCVTRWSKFDTEWSGVHLRDLLQAFDIQPTSAFVMAHADYDYQTNLRLDDLLHPDSLLATHYAGQPLSAQHGWPLRLVVAGRYFWKSAKWLRGLEFVDQEQPGFWEQNGFHLHADPFAEQRFSGDELDIAEDAWLEKEFD
- a CDS encoding APC family permease is translated as MVSDAGPGRHLPVFQALLITLGMVITTDILKTAPTVALNVGPEYFYLVWVLGGVASMIGALCFAEMATAFPHPGGDYHFLRTAYGERMGFLFAWSRFSVMHTGWIALSAFMFADYLNAVVPLGQYGSGLFAGAVIAALVLLNLTGKHIGFLTQTLLVGLLALGFLSIASAGVFLAWQGIEAPAPNLSPVAENTGMAGFSAAMIFVFLAFGGWSDAATLSAEVRDGRRGIFIAMLGALSVLMAIYLALNWAFVQGLGFAGLAASNAPAVELLNRAFGAPGVMLILLMVGIAAIATINSTLLVGARTTYAAARDIPQLRRFGEWDDRHGVPRKALLAEGAVALLLVLFGSFTQSGFNTMVEYLTPVYWLFLSLSSVALIILRWRFPEVSRPVKVPLYPLLPLLFFGLCLYMLYSSVTMVGFGAFLGIAVLLVGAVLLAGLSRLKANPHPSPLPEGEGADRGVLGDTST